The following is a genomic window from Paenibacillus thiaminolyticus.
CACCTATACGCGGGGCTGGCGATTTTATGACGGTTTGTCCGCATTTTTTTTGCGGCGGCTATCTTTTGAAGGCGCCTGCCGGGAGGGCACGTTCCGGCGACCAGGACACCGCAATCTGCTCGGGCTTCACGAGCCAGGCGGAGGTCAGCGCCCCAACGGCAGCCGCCTCCAGGCCCAGGAGCTCGCTGCTGCCCGTGCCAGAGGCTGACGCTTCCTCCGGCGCTCTCTCCGGCGTTCCCGGCGGCGGGCTGCCGGCCATCGAGCCGGCCTCTATTGGTTCGATCCGGACCGGCTCGATGGCCGCAACCGGGTTCGGCTCGGGCGGGCCACCGGAGCCCGGGGCTGCCGCCTGCCCGGTCGCTGGGGCTTCCTCCAAGGTGAGCGCGATCCGCTCAATCGCCGGCTGGCCCCGCCCGGCGTCCTGCGCCAGCGTCACGTGCACGGCCGCGACCTGAACGGCCGTTCCCCCGCTGGAGCCGGCAGCGCCTGCCTGGAGCAGCGCCCGGTTGATCTGCTCCTTCATGCTCGCTTCGATCTGCGCACCGGCTAATCGGAGCGCCTCCTGCTCGCGTGCGTGCGCCAGCCGTTCCCCTTCACGGCGGATCTGCTCCAGCGTCCTCCCTTCGGGACTCTTGGCGGACGAAGTGCTCAGCAGTGAATCCCATTCGCGGGCGAGCTCCGCCGTCACATTAGAGTCGAAGAGACGGAGCACCGGGGACAGCAGCGTGAGCAAAATTATGAGGCTGAGCATCAGCTTGACATAGCGCTGCATCGATCGGTTCGGCAGCAGCAGGTCGATGAAGGCGGCCAGCAAAATGACCATGATAATCTCTTTGAGCCATTGACTGAACCATTGCATACTCCTGCCTCCCTTCTCTTCCCCGGCCTACCTCATCATGACCGCGACATTGCCTGCCGTCAGCAGTATCGTAATAGCCAGGAAGAACATCAGGCCGACGGCCGCGAGCGCCGCGAAGACGTAGATCATGCTTTTGC
Proteins encoded in this region:
- the spoIIIAF gene encoding stage III sporulation protein AF; this translates as MQWFSQWLKEIIMVILLAAFIDLLLPNRSMQRYVKLMLSLIILLTLLSPVLRLFDSNVTAELAREWDSLLSTSSAKSPEGRTLEQIRREGERLAHAREQEALRLAGAQIEASMKEQINRALLQAGAAGSSGGTAVQVAAVHVTLAQDAGRGQPAIERIALTLEEAPATGQAAAPGSGGPPEPNPVAAIEPVRIEPIEAGSMAGSPPPGTPERAPEEASASGTGSSELLGLEAAAVGALTSAWLVKPEQIAVSWSPERALPAGAFKR